From Oreochromis niloticus isolate F11D_XX linkage group LG14, O_niloticus_UMD_NMBU, whole genome shotgun sequence, one genomic window encodes:
- the LOC102080730 gene encoding uncharacterized protein LOC102080730 isoform X2, translated as MIPFRALGFVCLIIGFSAAYEPAVGANAASKNHCSRKDCNGIQYDIQEAACCENKLHPGSNLFCCGKEPYNPGTATCCKVQHGKILTASVTQGLSENVSKCCDLKAYNPVNEICCQSTIISKPGPMAECCVKDVFDKDKQLCCGPADNKTILVRNSRHHECCGHSQYDTETQCCCSNEEKMEIQSKDSSCCVKNFTPGLSSGNTTFNKPSPKHGYCGEEIYDMENKLCCGPNNDKKILTKKSRDHVCCHHGQFNVKTECCCYNNHIAEVQLTNSSCCMKQQIFKLQPKCTEPNTHLCGSSCYNPKQNRCCESNHEPHSLDNSGQRKATATVYNPHTQVCCDGRVSPWKPWIDQFHGSPGQHCCGTEIYRPRTEICCNGHRHLKSENIHCCGVKAYNIKDPQMKCCAGTLYNLTSLDKHGGDAQCCGSILQKPQDICCSSEDKEVLYSAKIGFRCCGHLYYNTTLWSCCAGGLRRIREPGQDQRKMINGSRLLSVNNLNKIDLCKEMHIGTVESVSLQSIVFRSVLKVHGMEAKVKALPFPYILERDDRCSSPKLIAGKTYYFNKVNVFIDFNHDSVLQSLHFIICKCSSQVTTG; from the exons ATGATTCCGTTTCGGGCTCTCGGATTTG TTTGTTTAATTATTGGCTTCAGCGCTGCATATG AGCCTGCAGTTGGAGCAAATGCAGCCTCCAAAAACCACTGTTCCCG AAAAGACTGCAATGGAATACAATATGACATCCAAGAGGCTGCTTGCTGTGAAAACAAACTTCATCCAGGTTCAAACCTGTTTTGTTGTGGAAAGGAGCCTTACAATCCTGGTACAGCCACTTGTTGTAAAGTTCAACATGGAAAGATCCTCACAG CCAGTGTTACTCAGGGTCTGAGTGAAAATGTGTCCAAGTGCTGTGACCTGAAGGCCTACAACCCAGTCAATGAAATATGTTGTCAATCAACCATCATATCAAAACCTGGACCAATGGCTGAATGCTGTGTTAAAG ATGTCTTTGATAAGGACAAGCAGTTGTGTTGTGGTCCAGCTGATAATAAGACAATTCTGGTGAGGAATTCCCGTCACCATGAGTGCTGTGGTCACAGCCAGTATGACACTGagactcagtgctgctgttcaAATGAGGAGAAGATGGAGATACAATCGAAGGATTCATCCTGCTGTGTCAAGAATTTCACTCCAG GCCTTTCAAGTGGAAATACCACCTTCAACAAACCTTCACCAAAGCATGGATATTGTGGTGAAG AGATTTACGATATGGAAAATAAGTTGTGTTGTGGTCcaaataatgataaaaagatCCTGACAAAGAAGTCCAGAGATCATGTGTGCTGTCATCATGGCCAGTTCAACGTCAAAACTGAGTGCTGCTGTTATAACAATCATATTGCTGAAGTACAGTTGACGAATTCATCTTGCT GTATGAAACAGCAG atattCAAGCTCCAACCCAAATG CACTGAACCAAACACACATCTCTGTGGGTCGTCGTGTTACAATCCAAAGCAAAATCGCTGCTGTGAGAGTAACCACGAGCCTCACTCACTTGACAACTCAG GTCAAAGGAAGGCCACAGCCACCGTGTACAACCCACATACTCAGGTCTGCTGTGATGGACGTGTATCTCCGTGGAAGCCTTGGATCGATCAG TTTCATGGCAGCCCAGGACAACACTGCTGTGGGACAGAAATTTACCGGCCTCGTACTGAGATCTGCTGCAATGGACACAG ACATCTGAAATCAGAAAACATTCACTGCTGTGGGGTCAAAGCCTACAACATTAAAGACCCACAGATGAAGTGCTGTGCAGGAACACTGTACAATCTGACATCATTAGACAAGCATGGAGGGGATGCGCAGTGCTGCGGATCCATTCTGCAAAAGCCACAG GACATTTGCTGCTCAAGTGAGGACAAAGAGGTGCTCTACTCTGCCAAAATAGGGTTCAGATGCTGTGGTCACCTTTACTATAACACCACCCTGTGGTCATGCTGTGCTGGGGGGCTGAGAAGAATCCGTGAACCAGGACAGGATCAGAGAAAGATGATTAATG GATCCAGACTTCTATCTGTGAATAATCTGAACAAAATCGATCTTTGCAAAGAAA TGCACATTGGGACTGTGGAAAGTGTGTCGCTGCAGAGCATTGTGTTCAGGAGTGTGCTGAAGGTCCATGGGATGGAGGCCAAAGTGAAAGCTCTGCCATTCCCTTACATCCTGGAAAGAGATGATCGCTGCAGCTCCCCTAAACTGATTGCTGGGAAGACCTACTACTTTAACAAAGTTAATGTTTTCATTGATTTCAATCATGACTCTGTTCTTCAGTCACTCCATTTCATTATTTGCAAATGTTCATCTCAGGTCACCACTGGCTGA
- the LOC102080730 gene encoding uncharacterized protein LOC102080730 isoform X3, with the protein MIPFRALGFVCLIIGFSAAYEPAVGANAASKNHCSRKDCNGIQYDIQEAACCENKLHPGSNLFCCGKEPYNPGTATCCKVQHGKILTASVTQGLSENVSKCCDLKAYNPVNEICCQSTIISKPGPMAECCVKDVFDKDKQLCCGPADNKTILVRNSRHHECCGHSQYDTETQCCCSNEEKMEIQSKDSSCCVKNFTPGLSSGNTTFNKPSPKHGYCGEGMKQQIFKLQPKCTEPNTHLCGSSCYNPKQNRCCESNHEPHSLDNSGQRKATATVYNPHTQVCCDGRVSPWKPWIDQCCGETPYGSAQRGVLCCNKTLYEDRDDGEECSEMGIPYNPAKGTICCSQFHGSPGQHCCGTEIYRPRTEICCNGHRHLKSENIHCCGVKAYNIKDPQMKCCAGTLYNLTSLDKHGGDAQCCGSILQKPQDICCSSEDKEVLYSAKIGFRCCGHLYYNTTLWSCCAGGLRRIREPGQDQRKMINGSRLLSVNNLNKIDLCKEMHIGTVESVSLQSIVFRSVLKVHGMEAKVKALPFPYILERDDRCSSPKLIAGKTYYFNKVNVFIDFNHDSVLQSLHFIICKCSSQVTTG; encoded by the exons ATGATTCCGTTTCGGGCTCTCGGATTTG TTTGTTTAATTATTGGCTTCAGCGCTGCATATG AGCCTGCAGTTGGAGCAAATGCAGCCTCCAAAAACCACTGTTCCCG AAAAGACTGCAATGGAATACAATATGACATCCAAGAGGCTGCTTGCTGTGAAAACAAACTTCATCCAGGTTCAAACCTGTTTTGTTGTGGAAAGGAGCCTTACAATCCTGGTACAGCCACTTGTTGTAAAGTTCAACATGGAAAGATCCTCACAG CCAGTGTTACTCAGGGTCTGAGTGAAAATGTGTCCAAGTGCTGTGACCTGAAGGCCTACAACCCAGTCAATGAAATATGTTGTCAATCAACCATCATATCAAAACCTGGACCAATGGCTGAATGCTGTGTTAAAG ATGTCTTTGATAAGGACAAGCAGTTGTGTTGTGGTCCAGCTGATAATAAGACAATTCTGGTGAGGAATTCCCGTCACCATGAGTGCTGTGGTCACAGCCAGTATGACACTGagactcagtgctgctgttcaAATGAGGAGAAGATGGAGATACAATCGAAGGATTCATCCTGCTGTGTCAAGAATTTCACTCCAG GCCTTTCAAGTGGAAATACCACCTTCAACAAACCTTCACCAAAGCATGGATATTGTGGTGAAG GTATGAAACAGCAG atattCAAGCTCCAACCCAAATG CACTGAACCAAACACACATCTCTGTGGGTCGTCGTGTTACAATCCAAAGCAAAATCGCTGCTGTGAGAGTAACCACGAGCCTCACTCACTTGACAACTCAG GTCAAAGGAAGGCCACAGCCACCGTGTACAACCCACATACTCAGGTCTGCTGTGATGGACGTGTATCTCCGTGGAAGCCTTGGATCGATCAG TGCTGTGGAGAGACGCCGTATGGCTCGGCACAACGTGGAGTTCTCTGTTGTAATAAGACCTTGTACGAGGACAGAGATGATGGAGAGGAATGTTCAGAGATGGGTATTCCTTACAACCCGGCTAAAGGGACCATATGTTGTTCTCAGTTTCATGGCAGCCCAGGACAACACTGCTGTGGGACAGAAATTTACCGGCCTCGTACTGAGATCTGCTGCAATGGACACAG ACATCTGAAATCAGAAAACATTCACTGCTGTGGGGTCAAAGCCTACAACATTAAAGACCCACAGATGAAGTGCTGTGCAGGAACACTGTACAATCTGACATCATTAGACAAGCATGGAGGGGATGCGCAGTGCTGCGGATCCATTCTGCAAAAGCCACAG GACATTTGCTGCTCAAGTGAGGACAAAGAGGTGCTCTACTCTGCCAAAATAGGGTTCAGATGCTGTGGTCACCTTTACTATAACACCACCCTGTGGTCATGCTGTGCTGGGGGGCTGAGAAGAATCCGTGAACCAGGACAGGATCAGAGAAAGATGATTAATG GATCCAGACTTCTATCTGTGAATAATCTGAACAAAATCGATCTTTGCAAAGAAA TGCACATTGGGACTGTGGAAAGTGTGTCGCTGCAGAGCATTGTGTTCAGGAGTGTGCTGAAGGTCCATGGGATGGAGGCCAAAGTGAAAGCTCTGCCATTCCCTTACATCCTGGAAAGAGATGATCGCTGCAGCTCCCCTAAACTGATTGCTGGGAAGACCTACTACTTTAACAAAGTTAATGTTTTCATTGATTTCAATCATGACTCTGTTCTTCAGTCACTCCATTTCATTATTTGCAAATGTTCATCTCAGGTCACCACTGGCTGA
- the LOC102080730 gene encoding uncharacterized protein LOC102080730 isoform X1 has protein sequence MIPFRALGFVCLIIGFSAAYEPAVGANAASKNHCSRKDCNGIQYDIQEAACCENKLHPGSNLFCCGKEPYNPGTATCCKVQHGKILTASVTQGLSENVSKCCDLKAYNPVNEICCQSTIISKPGPMAECCVKDVFDKDKQLCCGPADNKTILVRNSRHHECCGHSQYDTETQCCCSNEEKMEIQSKDSSCCVKNFTPGLSSGNTTFNKPSPKHGYCGEEIYDMENKLCCGPNNDKKILTKKSRDHVCCHHGQFNVKTECCCYNNHIAEVQLTNSSCCMKQQIFKLQPKCTEPNTHLCGSSCYNPKQNRCCESNHEPHSLDNSGQRKATATVYNPHTQVCCDGRVSPWKPWIDQCCGETPYGSAQRGVLCCNKTLYEDRDDGEECSEMGIPYNPAKGTICCSQFHGSPGQHCCGTEIYRPRTEICCNGHRHLKSENIHCCGVKAYNIKDPQMKCCAGTLYNLTSLDKHGGDAQCCGSILQKPQDICCSSEDKEVLYSAKIGFRCCGHLYYNTTLWSCCAGGLRRIREPGQDQRKMINGSRLLSVNNLNKIDLCKEMHIGTVESVSLQSIVFRSVLKVHGMEAKVKALPFPYILERDDRCSSPKLIAGKTYYFNKVNVFIDFNHDSVLQSLHFIICKCSSQVTTG, from the exons ATGATTCCGTTTCGGGCTCTCGGATTTG TTTGTTTAATTATTGGCTTCAGCGCTGCATATG AGCCTGCAGTTGGAGCAAATGCAGCCTCCAAAAACCACTGTTCCCG AAAAGACTGCAATGGAATACAATATGACATCCAAGAGGCTGCTTGCTGTGAAAACAAACTTCATCCAGGTTCAAACCTGTTTTGTTGTGGAAAGGAGCCTTACAATCCTGGTACAGCCACTTGTTGTAAAGTTCAACATGGAAAGATCCTCACAG CCAGTGTTACTCAGGGTCTGAGTGAAAATGTGTCCAAGTGCTGTGACCTGAAGGCCTACAACCCAGTCAATGAAATATGTTGTCAATCAACCATCATATCAAAACCTGGACCAATGGCTGAATGCTGTGTTAAAG ATGTCTTTGATAAGGACAAGCAGTTGTGTTGTGGTCCAGCTGATAATAAGACAATTCTGGTGAGGAATTCCCGTCACCATGAGTGCTGTGGTCACAGCCAGTATGACACTGagactcagtgctgctgttcaAATGAGGAGAAGATGGAGATACAATCGAAGGATTCATCCTGCTGTGTCAAGAATTTCACTCCAG GCCTTTCAAGTGGAAATACCACCTTCAACAAACCTTCACCAAAGCATGGATATTGTGGTGAAG AGATTTACGATATGGAAAATAAGTTGTGTTGTGGTCcaaataatgataaaaagatCCTGACAAAGAAGTCCAGAGATCATGTGTGCTGTCATCATGGCCAGTTCAACGTCAAAACTGAGTGCTGCTGTTATAACAATCATATTGCTGAAGTACAGTTGACGAATTCATCTTGCT GTATGAAACAGCAG atattCAAGCTCCAACCCAAATG CACTGAACCAAACACACATCTCTGTGGGTCGTCGTGTTACAATCCAAAGCAAAATCGCTGCTGTGAGAGTAACCACGAGCCTCACTCACTTGACAACTCAG GTCAAAGGAAGGCCACAGCCACCGTGTACAACCCACATACTCAGGTCTGCTGTGATGGACGTGTATCTCCGTGGAAGCCTTGGATCGATCAG TGCTGTGGAGAGACGCCGTATGGCTCGGCACAACGTGGAGTTCTCTGTTGTAATAAGACCTTGTACGAGGACAGAGATGATGGAGAGGAATGTTCAGAGATGGGTATTCCTTACAACCCGGCTAAAGGGACCATATGTTGTTCTCAGTTTCATGGCAGCCCAGGACAACACTGCTGTGGGACAGAAATTTACCGGCCTCGTACTGAGATCTGCTGCAATGGACACAG ACATCTGAAATCAGAAAACATTCACTGCTGTGGGGTCAAAGCCTACAACATTAAAGACCCACAGATGAAGTGCTGTGCAGGAACACTGTACAATCTGACATCATTAGACAAGCATGGAGGGGATGCGCAGTGCTGCGGATCCATTCTGCAAAAGCCACAG GACATTTGCTGCTCAAGTGAGGACAAAGAGGTGCTCTACTCTGCCAAAATAGGGTTCAGATGCTGTGGTCACCTTTACTATAACACCACCCTGTGGTCATGCTGTGCTGGGGGGCTGAGAAGAATCCGTGAACCAGGACAGGATCAGAGAAAGATGATTAATG GATCCAGACTTCTATCTGTGAATAATCTGAACAAAATCGATCTTTGCAAAGAAA TGCACATTGGGACTGTGGAAAGTGTGTCGCTGCAGAGCATTGTGTTCAGGAGTGTGCTGAAGGTCCATGGGATGGAGGCCAAAGTGAAAGCTCTGCCATTCCCTTACATCCTGGAAAGAGATGATCGCTGCAGCTCCCCTAAACTGATTGCTGGGAAGACCTACTACTTTAACAAAGTTAATGTTTTCATTGATTTCAATCATGACTCTGTTCTTCAGTCACTCCATTTCATTATTTGCAAATGTTCATCTCAGGTCACCACTGGCTGA